In Pseudomonas sp. DNDY-54, a genomic segment contains:
- a CDS encoding PstS family phosphate ABC transporter substrate-binding protein, producing the protein MTLNRLMAALTFVAAGVGAANAVAAVDPALPAYEKTSGVSGNLSSVGSDSLANLMTLWAEDFKRSYPNVNIQIQAAGSSTAPPALTEGTANLGPMSRPMKDNEIQAFEEKYGYKPTAVPVAIDALAVFVHKDNPIKSLDIEQVDAIFSSTRLCGGEQDIKTWGDVGLTGEWASKPIQLFGRNSVSGTYGYFKEEALCKGDFKPNVNEQPGSASVVQSISSTLNAIGYSGIGYKTSSVRAVPLSKGGEAFEANEENALAGKFPLARFFYVYVNKAPNKPLSPIDAEFLKLVLSKQGQEVVVKDGYIPLPKKVVDKTLNELGLN; encoded by the coding sequence ATGACACTGAATCGTTTGATGGCGGCCCTGACCTTTGTTGCCGCTGGTGTAGGCGCTGCCAACGCAGTTGCCGCTGTTGATCCGGCGCTGCCGGCCTATGAGAAGACCTCTGGTGTCTCGGGCAACCTGTCCAGCGTCGGTTCCGACTCGCTGGCCAACCTGATGACCCTCTGGGCCGAAGACTTCAAGCGCAGCTACCCGAACGTCAACATCCAGATTCAGGCGGCCGGCTCCTCGACCGCACCGCCCGCGCTGACCGAGGGCACTGCCAACCTCGGCCCGATGAGCCGCCCGATGAAGGACAACGAAATTCAGGCCTTCGAAGAGAAGTACGGCTACAAGCCGACCGCCGTACCGGTTGCTATCGACGCCCTGGCGGTATTCGTTCACAAGGACAACCCGATCAAGAGCCTCGACATCGAGCAGGTCGATGCGATCTTCTCCAGCACCCGCCTGTGCGGTGGCGAGCAGGACATCAAGACCTGGGGCGACGTCGGCCTGACCGGCGAGTGGGCGAGCAAGCCCATCCAGCTGTTCGGTCGTAACTCGGTATCCGGCACCTACGGTTACTTCAAGGAAGAAGCCCTGTGTAAGGGTGACTTCAAGCCCAACGTGAACGAGCAGCCGGGTTCCGCTTCGGTGGTGCAGTCGATCTCCAGCACCCTGAACGCCATCGGTTACTCGGGCATCGGCTACAAGACTTCCAGCGTCCGCGCCGTTCCCCTGTCCAAGGGTGGCGAGGCTTTCGAAGCCAACGAAGAGAACGCTCTGGCTGGCAAGTTCCCGCTGGCTCGCTTCTTCTACGTCTACGTCAACAAGGCGCCGAACAAGCCGCTGAGCCCAATCGACGCTGAATTCCTCAAGCTGGTGCTTTCCAAGCAGGGCCAGGAAGTCGTGGTCAAGGACGGCTACATCCCGCTGCCTAAGAAAGTCGTCGACAAGACGCTCAACGAACTGGGTCTGAACTAA
- a CDS encoding ABC transporter permease subunit, giving the protein MNDIETMSANSDVQRLDFNTPALQRKRRIRALKDNLARWYVSIGGLAVLGAICLIFFYLAQVVAPMFQGAELEARDAQQPAWLADAGEPLLLAMEEQNQVAMRLGNDGAVRFFSVPTGELLRTVELPLPAESRIVSVGQDTPGNRRIVLGLSDGKVLVAEHNYNVTYPDGQKTITPQLDYPFGEAPLNLDPQGRPIEHAAISLNGSTLMVAGATDGALHALKIASTENLMTGEVSLEEERMALPQLADPIKALRVDPRHMWLFAVSGRSNVDVFDLRRKQLNGRYKLIGGKGEITTVASLLGGISLMVGDSTGGIGQWFMVRGDDGQSELKNVRNFQLDGQPITQILPEERRKGFLALDSDGTLGIFHSTAHRTLLTDQVADGAAVAAMSPRATRLLVESGDQLQRFVIDNPHPEISWSALWGKVWYESYPEPDYVWQSTSATGDFEPKLSLSPLAFGTLKAAFYAMLLAAPLAICAAFYTAYFMAPALRRKVKPVIELMEALPTVILGFFAGLFLAPYLENHLPGIFSLLLLMPVGILLASWLWSRLPENVRLSVPDGWEAVLLIPVILFVGWGSLAVSGYLENWFFGGDMRLWLSNEMGIPFDQRNALVIGLAMGFAVIPTIYSIAEDAVFSVPRSLTLGSLALGATPWQTLTRVVLLTASPGIFSALMIGMGRAVGETMIVLMATGNTPIMEANIFEGMRTLAANVAVEMPESEVGSTHYRVLFLAAMVLLMFTFVMNTLAELIRQRLRSKYASL; this is encoded by the coding sequence ATGAACGATATCGAGACCATGAGCGCGAATTCCGATGTGCAACGGCTGGACTTCAACACCCCGGCTCTGCAACGCAAGCGCCGCATCCGTGCGCTGAAAGACAATCTGGCGCGCTGGTACGTCTCCATTGGTGGCCTCGCCGTACTTGGCGCCATCTGCCTGATCTTCTTCTATCTCGCCCAAGTCGTTGCACCCATGTTCCAGGGTGCCGAACTCGAAGCACGCGACGCGCAGCAGCCGGCCTGGTTGGCTGACGCCGGCGAGCCCTTGCTGCTGGCGATGGAAGAGCAGAACCAGGTCGCGATGCGCTTGGGCAATGATGGCGCCGTGCGTTTCTTCAGCGTTCCTACCGGCGAATTGCTGCGCACGGTCGAGCTGCCATTGCCCGCCGAGAGCCGGATCGTCTCGGTGGGCCAGGATACGCCGGGCAACCGTCGCATCGTGCTGGGGTTGAGCGACGGTAAGGTGTTGGTGGCCGAGCACAATTACAACGTCACTTATCCGGACGGCCAGAAAACCATCACGCCGCAGCTGGACTATCCCTTCGGCGAAGCGCCGCTGAACCTGGACCCGCAGGGCCGACCGATCGAGCACGCGGCGATCAGCCTCAACGGTTCGACCCTCATGGTGGCGGGTGCAACCGATGGCGCACTGCATGCGCTGAAAATCGCTTCCACCGAAAACCTGATGACGGGCGAAGTCAGCCTGGAAGAGGAGCGCATGGCGCTTCCCCAGCTCGCCGATCCGATCAAAGCCTTGCGCGTCGATCCGCGGCACATGTGGTTGTTCGCCGTGAGCGGTCGCTCGAACGTCGATGTCTTCGATCTGCGCCGCAAGCAACTCAACGGCCGCTACAAGCTGATCGGTGGCAAAGGCGAGATCACCACGGTCGCGTCGCTGCTGGGCGGCATCTCCCTGATGGTGGGTGACTCTACGGGCGGCATTGGCCAGTGGTTCATGGTGCGCGGTGACGACGGCCAATCCGAATTGAAGAACGTGCGCAATTTTCAGCTGGACGGCCAGCCCATCACTCAGATTCTGCCGGAAGAGCGTCGCAAGGGCTTCCTCGCCCTCGACAGCGACGGCACCTTGGGCATTTTCCACAGCACGGCCCATCGCACGCTGCTGACCGATCAGGTGGCTGACGGCGCCGCGGTTGCCGCCATGTCACCGCGCGCCACGCGGTTGCTGGTGGAGTCGGGTGATCAGCTGCAGCGCTTCGTGATCGACAATCCGCATCCGGAAATATCCTGGAGCGCGCTGTGGGGCAAGGTCTGGTACGAAAGCTATCCGGAGCCCGATTACGTCTGGCAGTCGACTTCCGCTACCGGCGACTTCGAGCCCAAGCTGAGCCTCTCTCCGCTGGCGTTCGGCACCCTCAAGGCGGCGTTCTACGCGATGCTGCTGGCTGCACCGCTGGCTATCTGCGCGGCGTTCTACACCGCGTACTTCATGGCCCCGGCGTTGCGCCGCAAGGTCAAGCCAGTGATCGAGCTGATGGAGGCGCTGCCGACGGTAATTCTGGGCTTCTTCGCCGGCCTGTTCCTCGCGCCCTATCTGGAAAATCACCTGCCCGGCATCTTCAGCCTGCTGCTGCTGATGCCCGTGGGCATCCTGTTGGCCAGCTGGCTCTGGAGCCGGTTGCCGGAGAACGTCCGCCTGAGCGTTCCGGATGGCTGGGAAGCCGTGCTGCTGATCCCGGTGATCCTGTTCGTGGGCTGGGGCTCGTTGGCGGTCAGCGGCTATCTGGAGAACTGGTTCTTCGGTGGTGACATGCGCCTGTGGCTGTCCAATGAAATGGGCATTCCCTTCGATCAGCGCAACGCCTTGGTGATCGGCCTGGCCATGGGCTTTGCGGTAATCCCGACCATCTACTCGATTGCCGAAGACGCCGTATTCAGCGTGCCGCGCAGCCTGACCCTGGGGTCGCTGGCCCTCGGCGCAACCCCCTGGCAGACACTGACCCGCGTGGTGCTGTTGACGGCCAGCCCGGGCATCTTCTCCGCGTTGATGATCGGCATGGGCCGCGCCGTGGGTGAAACCATGATCGTGCTGATGGCCACGGGTAACACGCCGATCATGGAAGCCAATATCTTCGAAGGCATGCGCACGCTGGCGGCCAACGTGGCGGTGGAAATGCCCGAGTCGGAAGTGGGCAGTACGCACTACCGCGTGCTGTTCCTCGCCGCCATGGTGCTGCTGATGTTCACCTTCGTGATGAACACCCTGGCCGAACTGATCCGCCAGCGTCTGCGCAGCAAGTACGCCAGCCTGTAA
- the pstA gene encoding phosphate ABC transporter permease PstA, translating to MNAGAVSIAVIMTLGLLAVIAVRGLEHFWPADVIVADYHIPGEQPRVMAGEVVQAEEVPRARLAASGLPVDVEGGEFMTRELLKVGNREVYGADFSWIVGEWLSNPRTPDDLVALERREWGNFYGELLNVKENGQLVAEGDAAWRELLQRIERIDELHAQIAQLEKVDIGRINHGLERLRLKTRKLELDDQLDAAAQAELDAERAEWDAEYQSLEGELTALYQGFNRDSITMRTMDGQEKEITLGKIVRAYRPNAMSTPEKLGFYFAKVWEFVSDEPREANTEGGIFPAIFGTVLMTIIMAVIVTPFGVIAAVYLREYAKQGLLTRIIRIAVNNLAGVPSIVYGVFGLGFFVYVLGGSLDRIFYPEAAPAPVFGTPGLMWASLTLAILTLPVVIVATEEGLARIPRILREGSLALGATKSETLWKVVLPMASPAMMTGLILAVARAAGEVAPLMLVGVVKLAPSLPLNGNYPYLHLDQKIMHLGFHIYDVGFQSPNVEAARPLVYATALLLVLVIATLNLSAVVIRNHLREKYKALDH from the coding sequence ATGAACGCCGGCGCCGTGTCCATCGCCGTCATCATGACCCTCGGTCTGCTGGCAGTGATCGCCGTGCGCGGCCTGGAGCACTTCTGGCCCGCTGACGTGATCGTCGCCGACTACCACATCCCCGGTGAGCAGCCGCGGGTGATGGCCGGGGAAGTGGTGCAGGCGGAAGAAGTGCCACGCGCGCGCCTGGCGGCCAGTGGGTTGCCGGTTGATGTCGAGGGCGGCGAGTTCATGACCCGCGAATTGCTCAAGGTCGGTAACCGCGAGGTCTACGGTGCTGACTTCTCCTGGATCGTCGGCGAGTGGCTGAGTAACCCGCGCACACCGGACGATCTGGTTGCGCTGGAGCGCCGCGAGTGGGGCAACTTCTATGGCGAACTGCTGAACGTCAAGGAGAACGGGCAGCTCGTCGCCGAGGGCGATGCGGCCTGGCGCGAGCTGCTGCAACGAATCGAGCGCATCGACGAGCTGCATGCGCAGATCGCCCAGCTGGAAAAAGTCGATATCGGGCGCATCAACCATGGCCTCGAACGCCTTCGCTTGAAGACCCGCAAGCTCGAGCTGGACGACCAGCTCGACGCCGCGGCTCAGGCTGAACTGGACGCCGAGCGCGCAGAGTGGGACGCCGAATACCAGTCACTCGAGGGCGAGCTGACGGCGCTCTATCAGGGCTTCAACCGCGACAGCATCACCATGCGCACCATGGACGGCCAGGAAAAGGAAATCACCCTCGGCAAGATCGTCCGCGCCTATCGCCCCAACGCCATGTCGACGCCCGAGAAGCTCGGCTTCTATTTCGCCAAGGTCTGGGAATTCGTCAGCGATGAACCCCGCGAAGCGAATACCGAAGGCGGCATCTTCCCGGCGATCTTCGGCACCGTGCTGATGACCATCATCATGGCGGTGATCGTCACCCCGTTCGGCGTGATCGCCGCGGTCTACCTGCGCGAATACGCCAAGCAGGGCCTGCTGACCCGCATCATCCGCATCGCGGTCAACAACCTCGCTGGCGTGCCCTCGATCGTCTACGGCGTGTTTGGTCTGGGATTCTTTGTGTATGTTCTGGGCGGTTCGCTCGATCGCATCTTCTACCCCGAAGCGGCACCGGCGCCGGTATTCGGTACGCCCGGCCTGATGTGGGCCTCGCTGACCCTGGCAATTCTGACCCTGCCGGTGGTGATCGTCGCCACCGAGGAAGGCCTGGCGCGTATTCCGCGAATCCTGCGCGAAGGCTCACTGGCACTGGGTGCGACCAAGTCAGAAACGCTATGGAAAGTGGTGCTGCCCATGGCCAGCCCGGCGATGATGACCGGCCTGATTCTCGCCGTGGCCCGTGCCGCCGGTGAAGTGGCGCCGCTGATGCTGGTTGGTGTGGTCAAGCTGGCGCCGAGCCTGCCGCTCAACGGCAATTACCCCTACCTGCATCTCGATCAGAAGATCATGCACCTGGGCTTTCACATCTACGACGTCGGCTTCCAGAGCCCCAACGTCGAAGCGGCACGGCCGCTGGTTTACGCCACCGCGCTGTTGCTGGTGCTGGTGATCGCGACGCTGAACCTCAGCGCCGTCGTGATTCGTAACCACCTGCGCGAAAAATACAAAGCGCTCGACCACTAA
- a CDS encoding acyl-CoA thioesterase, with protein sequence MKDYEQEDPIPQGDLALQLTALPRETNGFGDIYGGWLVSQMDLAGTAMASRAAGGRVATVSIDRMAFMVPVAVGAQLSFYTQTLEVGRSSIRMLVEVWSDDPLSSEWRKVTEAVFVFVAIDGSGRTRPVTPRR encoded by the coding sequence ATGAAAGACTACGAACAGGAAGATCCCATTCCACAGGGCGATCTCGCTCTTCAACTGACTGCCCTGCCACGGGAAACCAACGGTTTTGGGGACATTTACGGCGGTTGGCTGGTTTCCCAGATGGATCTGGCTGGAACGGCAATGGCCAGCCGGGCGGCGGGCGGGCGTGTCGCGACCGTCTCAATCGATCGCATGGCCTTCATGGTGCCCGTGGCCGTGGGCGCGCAGCTGTCCTTCTATACGCAGACGCTAGAAGTTGGCCGCAGCTCGATCCGCATGCTGGTCGAAGTCTGGAGCGACGATCCGCTGTCCAGTGAATGGCGTAAGGTCACCGAAGCGGTATTTGTCTTTGTCGCCATTGACGGCAGCGGCCGCACCCGGCCGGTCACGCCACGCCGTTAA
- a CDS encoding sensor domain-containing diguanylate cyclase, translating to MRTLEHPSAEDFRDTPYGRQLLKGFRHLSFAPDLEQDFRRYLNHQARLAQQLGACLLLLVVGGYLYAERQIFMGSDPAWLRELTLLRLLQMVPGMAVLVMSLFYRRVRVLANRLFPMFIVLIGLVAARIDIQYELMQPELALRYGAGLLIVCSFFFLGITFWRALSCAAVIVLFDVLAAAVILPSSEMRVHWISVSYYLILLVLGAIGRYVHEYSQREQFLVRKLLGWVAQHDALTGLANRRSFDAALQQALLQARRERQPLALLLLDLDDFKSYNDSLGHPAGDALIKEFATLLGQFARRPLDLAARVGGEEFALLLYHCDGAAAKTIASQILARLAERALPHPSSVRGDGVVTSSIGVAMLQPGQTPEQLYQAADAALYRAKQAGKNCYAAGSSAADTTGSFTLNGVA from the coding sequence ATGCGAACCCTGGAACATCCATCCGCTGAAGATTTTCGGGATACGCCCTATGGCAGGCAACTGCTCAAAGGGTTTCGCCATCTCTCGTTCGCGCCCGACCTGGAGCAGGACTTCCGGCGGTATCTGAATCATCAGGCGCGCTTGGCTCAGCAGCTCGGTGCCTGTCTGTTGCTGTTGGTCGTGGGAGGCTATCTCTATGCCGAGCGGCAGATTTTCATGGGTTCGGACCCGGCCTGGTTGCGCGAACTGACGTTGCTACGCCTGTTGCAGATGGTGCCAGGGATGGCAGTTTTGGTGATGAGCCTGTTTTACAGGCGCGTGCGGGTTCTCGCCAACCGGCTCTTTCCGATGTTTATCGTGCTGATTGGCTTGGTTGCGGCGCGCATCGATATTCAATACGAGCTGATGCAGCCTGAACTGGCGCTCCGCTATGGCGCCGGTCTGCTGATCGTGTGCTCGTTCTTCTTTCTCGGTATCACGTTCTGGCGCGCATTGAGCTGTGCTGCGGTGATCGTTCTGTTCGACGTGCTGGCTGCGGCAGTGATTCTGCCTTCCAGCGAGATGCGAGTGCATTGGATATCGGTCAGCTACTACCTGATTTTGCTGGTGCTCGGCGCGATAGGTCGCTACGTACACGAGTACTCCCAGCGCGAGCAGTTTCTGGTGCGCAAGCTGCTGGGCTGGGTTGCACAGCACGACGCACTGACCGGGCTGGCCAACCGACGCAGCTTCGATGCCGCGCTGCAGCAAGCGCTTTTGCAGGCACGGCGCGAGCGTCAGCCCCTGGCGTTGCTGCTGCTCGATCTAGACGATTTCAAAAGCTATAACGACAGCCTGGGCCATCCGGCGGGCGATGCGTTGATCAAGGAATTCGCGACCCTTCTGGGCCAGTTCGCGCGCCGGCCGCTTGACCTTGCGGCGAGGGTTGGCGGGGAAGAATTTGCGCTGCTGCTCTATCACTGTGATGGTGCGGCGGCAAAGACGATCGCCAGTCAGATCCTGGCGCGGCTTGCCGAGCGGGCTCTCCCGCACCCGTCTTCGGTGCGGGGCGACGGTGTCGTCACCTCGAGCATCGGGGTTGCGATGTTGCAGCCAGGACAGACGCCGGAACAGTTGTATCAGGCCGCTGATGCTGCACTGTACCGGGCCAAGCAGGCGGGAAAAAACTGCTACGCGGCAGGCAGTTCGGCTGCCGACACGACCGGCAGTTTTACGCTTAACGGCGTGGCGTGA